One window from the genome of Salvelinus fontinalis isolate EN_2023a chromosome 3, ASM2944872v1, whole genome shotgun sequence encodes:
- the LOC129841121 gene encoding zinc finger protein ZXDC-like — protein MEIQGLSDAQNIYYQHGAPRRTGSSQFRTTTLSRSISNENEAEDNLESHELQSNNNNRPRTAPFRLLVENGSGVCLPVCKQNGKNNSPLQAQTASVGLRNVNTLKERELNTQLPPQDLRTGYKYDVESGDSILQMALPFFEGEEEHSQQLQIAVLRQQHEDGASLLQSLASESTAAYRSNTTASANKNTEELYVVFNIVQEDGNDTNKDGLGNPSKDGDTISGKKPEDSKIIPFNSMEVQNTNALIESDENLNNLAGRALKITAPQCSVLNSSSNSEGEATVPNEKQSMCYETENENAVLTNEYGDNICGHLDNIDSGAADELRSQPEARERSALISENTYIVEMSDTMETSDFISDPGTSLSASANADGASANETFSGTIMINNQSIIVTIENGILTLAAPPEGYTHKDDGMVGLKEHLGMKDNEDIVLLNYDSGTKSIGKISNVAVIRTGHHEEHRLGMSTSDSELTLADHCSLSEFGASLDSCPGIKQESGTLCAISEGDLVSLRPEGSFVDCVDNDDFQPVSFIGASGLSKKGALVTTYRCPQPGCPSTFDARQKVKMHLLNHTEDQRPFKCTFEGCSWAFTTSYKLKRHLQSHDKVRPHKCEWEGCGRRFTTVYNLKAHVKQHDQENSFVCEICSERFRSATRLTNHQRAHFEPERPHKCEFPGCEKTFITYSALFSHNRTHFRETGQFTCTYPGCDKRYDKACRLKIHMRSHTGERPFICDSEACGWSFTSMSKLLRHKRKHDDDRRFTCPEEGCGKSFTRAEHLKGHSITHLGTKPFECHVDGCSAKFSARSSLYIHSKKHKQDAGSLRTCCPVANCSKHFSSRSSLKSHMLKHHHLSPDMLSQLEATPTLTPSSELVSGATATGTGSGVTGSDQLANLDLSSLFSAVLGGPAPTTHGVGVPVSSTGPAGSFAMDLSLVSSGILTIDPASVGTALGTSRHGATMAKASVDPLILAAGADMGHLEGTVGGVLPPQGTLNLDDVQTVTPEALSSLTALTMQAATSTSDHHTLTHTLSSSSTLAAEPSPLAAPTGPKLLSSPSKVTEAGGSRGGSGPLLGCVEVLGQQEGGKVLTQFVFPGHGSGCTFSPQKEPELSHSSAVSPCSFLESSGSARTDYRAIQLAKKRKQRGPTACSGSSGLGQRKSKGGKASSASAPLVPTSARFGEGSASANGGLTIRDPVTGAQYVQIQLLQDDPPSDGDLAFQLSSQPSSSHSQLTVDLPVNILQEPPALTEDDNGSDNSQFTGSTINLQDLE, from the exons ATGGAAATCCAGGGGCTTTCTGATGCCCAAAACATTTACTATCAACATGGCGCCCCACGTAGAACAGGCTCGTCTCAGTTTAGGACAACGACACTTTCTCGCTCCATTTCGAACGAGAACGAAGCAGAGGATAATTTGGAATCGCACGAACTGCAAAGCAACAACAACAATAGGCCGAGGACAGCTCCATTTCGCCTGCTGGTAGAAAATGGCAGCGGTGTTTGCTTGCCCGTCTGCAAGCAGAACGGTAAAAATAATAGCCCTCTTCAAGCCCAAACAGCGAGTGTGGGACTTCGTAACGTGAATACTTTGAAAGAAAGGGAGCTGAACACACAACTACCTCCACAAGATTTGAGGACGGGTTACAAATATGATGTTGAAAGTGGGGATAGCATATTGCAAATGGCGTTGCCTTTCTTTGAGGGGGAAGAGGAACATTCGCAGCAACTGCAAATTGCGGTTTTACGGCAGCAACATGAAGACGGCGCCTCCCTGTTGCAGTCATTGGCGAGCGAGAGCACGGCGGCCTACAGGAGCAACACCACGGCTAGCGCGAATAAAAACACCGAGGAATTGTATGTGGTTTTCAACATTGTCCAAGAGGATGGAAATGACACAAATAAAGACGGACTGGGAAATCCATCCAAAGATGGAGATACAATAAGCGGTAAGAAGCCTGAAGATTCCAAAATCATTCCATTTAATTCGATGGAGGTTCAAAACACCAATGCCCTTATTGAATCAGACGAGAATTTGAACAATTTAGCAGGCAGGGCCTTGAAAATAACTGCTCCTCAGTGTAGTGTATTAAATTCAAGTTCAAATAGTGAGGGTGAGGCAACTGTACCGAATGAAAAACAGTCTATGTGTTATGAAACGGAGAATGAAAACGCTGTTTTGACAAACGAATATGGCGATAACATATGCGGCCACCTTGACAACATTGACAGTGGCGCGGCAGACGAATTACGTTCTCAGCCCGAAGCTAGAGAACGCAGTGCCTTGATTTCAGAAAACACCTATATCGTGGAAATGAGCGACACTATGGAGACTTCCGACTTCATTTCCGACCCTGGCACGAGCCTCTCTGCTTCCGCCAATGCAGATGGGGCCTCTGCCAACGAGACTTTCTCTGGAACCATCATGATAAACAACCAAAGCATCATAGTAACCATAGAAAACGGGATACTGACTCTAGCAGCACCTCCAGAGGGTTACACCCACAAAGATGACGGAATGGTCGGCTTGAAGGAACACCTTGGAATGAAAGACAATGAGGACATAGTGCTTCTCAACTATGACAGCGGGACCAAATCCATTGGGAAAATCAGCAACGTGGCAGTTATTCGGACTGGTCACCACGAAGAGCATAGGCTTGGCATGTCCACAAGCGACTCCGAACTGACTCTGGCTGACCACTGTTCATTGTCAGAGTTTGGCGCCTCTCTGGACTCGTGTCCAGGCATCAAACAGGAGAGCGGGACGCTGTGTGCCATAAGCGAGGGTGACTTGGTGTCCCTGCGGCCAGAGGGTTCTTTCGTCGACTGTGTCGACAACGACGACTTCCAGCCTGTCAGCTTCATCGGTGCTTCAGGACTCTCCAAGAAAGGTGCCTTAGTCACAACGTACCGCTGCCCCCAGCCCGGCTGCCCCAGCACCTTCGACGCTCGCCAAAAGGTCAAGATGCACCTTCTCAACCACACTGAGGACCAGAGGCCCTTCAAGTGCACCTTTGAGGGCTGCAGCTGGGCCTTCACCACCTCCTACAAGCTCAAACGCCACCTCCAGTCTCACGACAAGGTGCGGCCACACAAGTGCGAGTGGGAGGGCTGCGGCCGCCGCTTCACCACGGTCTACAACCTGAAGGCGCACGTGAAGCAGCACGACCAAGAGAACTCCTTCGTGTGTGAAATCTGCAGTGAGCGCTTCCGCAGCGCCACCCGGCTGACCAATCACCAGCGGGCCCATTTTGAACCCGAGAGGCCGCACAAGTGCGAATTTCCAG gCTGTGAGAAGACCTTCATCACCTACAGTGCCCTATTCTCCCACAACCGCACACACTTCCGCGAGACGGGCCAGTTCACCTGCACCTATCCGGGCTGCGACAAGCGCTATGACAAGGCCTGCCGCCTCAAGATCCACATGCGCAGCCACACAG GCGAGAGGCCATTCATCTGCGACTCAGAGGCCTGTGGCTGGTCCTTCACCAGCATGTCCAAGTTACTTAGGCACAAAAG GAAGCATGACGACGACAGGCGCTTCACCTGCCCAGAGGAGGGATGTGGCAAGTCCTTCACCAGGGCAGAGCACCTCAAGGGCCACAGCATCACCCACCTGGGCACCAAGCCCTTTGAGTGCCACGTAGACG gCTGCAGTGCCAAGTTCTCAGCACGGAGCAGCCTGTATATCCACTCGAAGAAGCACAAGCAAGACGCGGGCAGCCTGAGGACGTGTTGCCCCGTGGCCAACTGCAGCAAGCACTTCTCCTCCCGCAGTAGTCTCAAGAGCCACATGCTCAAACACCACCACCTCAGCCCCG ACATGTTAAGCCAACTGGAGGCCACACCCACGCTGACCCCCAGCAGCGAGCTGGTCAGCGGCGCCACTGCCACAGGAACTGGTTCGGGGGTCACCGGAAGCGACCAGCTTGCCAACCTGGACCTCAGCTCCCTGTTCTCTGCTGTGCTTGGAGGTCCTGCGCCCACCACCCACGGGGTCGGGGTGCCTGTGAGCAGCACAGGGCCAGCAGGCTCCTTCGCCATGGACTTGTCCCTGGTCAGCTCGGGCATCCTCACCATCGACCCAGCCTCGGTTGGCACCGCCCTGGGCACGTCCAGGCACGGTGCTACCATGGCCAAAGCCTCCGTGGACCCGCTCATCCTGGCGGCAGGGGCGGACATGGGCCACCTTGAGGGGACAGTTGGGGGAGTCCTCCCCCCGCAGGGCACACTCAACCTGGACGACGTGCAGACGGTCACCCCCGAGGCCCTCAGCTCCCTCACAGCCCTCACCATGCAGGCTGCCACATCCACCTCAGACcaccatacactcacacacaccctcagtTCCTCCAGCACACTGGCTGCCGAGCCCTCACCCCTGGCTGCGCCCACTGGGCCCAAgctcctctcgtccccctctaAGGTGACTGAGGCTGGAGGGAGCAGGGGTGGCAGCGGGCCTCTCTTGGGCTGTGTGGAGGTGCTGGGGCAGCAGGAGGGGGGCAAGGTGCTGACCCAGTTTGTGTTCCCTGGCCACGGCAGCGGCTGCACGTTCAGCCCACAGAAAGAGCCTGAGCTCAGCCACAGCTCGGCAGTCTCGCCCTGCTCCTTCCTG GAAAGTAGTGGCTCAGCGCGGACTGACTACAGAGCTATCCAGCTGGCCAagaagaggaaacagagaggCCCCACCGCCTGCTCAG GGAGCTCAGGATTGGGTCAGAGGAAGAGTAAAGGCGGGAAGGCCAGCAGTGCCTCAGCGCCATTGGTTCCCACAAGCGCCCGTTTTGGTGAAGGTTCTGCATCTGCAAATGGGGGGCTGACTATCCGTGACCCTGTCACCGGGGCCCAGTATGTGCAGATCCAGCTCTTGCAG gatgACCCTCCCAGCGACGGGGATCTAGCCTTCCAGCTGAGCTCCCAGCCCTCCAGCTCCCACTCCCAACTCACCGTGGACCTGCCCGTCAACATCCTACAG GAACCTCCTGCTTTGACAGAGGATGACAATGGCTCGGACAACTCCCAGTTCACAGGAAGCACCATCAACCTGCAGGACCTGGAGTGA